The following nucleotide sequence is from Chromobacterium rhizoryzae.
ACCGCCTCCGCGCCGTCGCGGGCCTCGGCCACTATCCTCAACTCCGGCCACACCCGTTGCAGGGCCATGCGCAGTTGCTCGCGCATCAGGCGCTCGTCGTCGGCGATCACCGCGCTCAATTTGCTCATTAACGCTGTCCTCTTTACAAGCGGGCCGCTCACACCAAGGCGAACGGCAGGCCTATGGTGGCGCGGGTGCCGCCTGTCGGCAACACCTCCAGCAACAGCTGCGCGCGCTCGCCGTGCAACATGGCCAGACGCTCGCGGATATTGCTCAGGCCCAGGCCCTGCCCCGGCTGCTCCGGGAAGCCGACGCCGCTGTCGCTGACCGCCACCCTAAGCTCGCCGGCCAGCACCTTGGCGTCGATGAGGATCTCGCCGCCTTCGGCCTTGGGCTCCAGGCCGTGTTTGATCGCGTTCTCCACCAGGGTTTGCAGCATCATCACCGGAAAGCGCGCGTCCAGCAGCGACTCCGGCACCTCCAGCCGCACCCGCAGCCGGTCTTCCATCCGCAGCTGCATGATGTCCAGATAGGCGCGCGACAATTCCAGCTGCTGGCCCAGGCTGGTTTCCGCCGGGGACTCCCGCCACTCCGGCAGCGAGGAGCGCAGATAGCGGATCAGCGCCTTTTGCATCAGCAAGGCGCGCTCCGGCGCGGTTTCCATCAACTGGCACACCGAGGACAGGGTGTTGAACAGGAAGTGCGGCTCGATCTGCGCCTGCAGCGCCCCCATCCGCGCTTCCGCCAGCTGGCGTTGCAGCGCCTCCACCTCGGCCAGCTCCTCCGCCTGCCGGCTGCGCACCACCGCCGCGTCGGCGCGCTGCTCCGCCCGGCGCTTGCCTCTGGCCACGATCTTGACGATGCAGACGGTCACGCCCAGGAAGAAGGCCAGCGCGGGAATCCCGATGATGCCGCCCAGGATCAGGCCCAGAAAGCAGATCAGCAGCAGCCGTCCCCAGCCGACGGCGGCCAGCCAGTCGAAAAACAGCCACCAGTAGATGGAAGCCTTGTGGCTGACGAGTTCAATGCCCGCCAGCGCCTCCGCATGTTTTTGCCTATCCATGATACGCCCCCCGGTCTTGCTTCATTTCTTCCTCGGTCCCCTGCGTCAGCGCCGCCGGCCTCGACGGCTTCCGCGCGACGCAGGCCTTGACCAGGAAGGACATCAGTATCAAAAAAACCACGGCGCCGCTCAAGGCCAGCACGCCGCTCAAAATCAAGGCCAGCAGCGAGACCAAGGCCAGCCGCCCCCAGCCGAGGCCGGCCAGCCAGTCTACATAAAGCCGCCAGTAAATGGCGATTTTGTGCTTGACGCCGTTCAGTCCGTCCAGGGCTTCCGCGTGTTTTTCCCGATCCATGTTCAGCTCCTTGCAATGCGTTGTGGTTGACGCTGCTCACTGTAGCCAGCGCCAAACGCGGCCGACAGCGGCTTGCGACGAAACGCGCAAGGCGATGGATGAAGCGGCGAAACACGCGACGAACGGGCGGCGTTTTTAACGCCGCCCTTCGCGTTACAAGCCCAGCTCCCGTTCCAGCGCCCCCATCTCCCGCCGCCATTCACGCTGCAATTGCGGCTTCTGATGCTTGGGCTTGCGCGCCAGATCCGCGCTCAGCAAGGCCTCCAGTTGATACAGGCGCTCCAGCTGCCGCTCCGCGCCCTTGGGAACGGACGCGTCGCCGGACGCCGTCGGCTGATCGGCCACGGCCGCGACGGCCTGCGGAGTGAACAGCTGGGCGTAGGCGCCGGCGGCGTCCGGCCACTCGCGCAGCCGGCCCTCGCTGACCACCCAGAAGCGGTTGCACGATTGTTCGATCAACTCGCGGTCGTGCGACACCAGCAGGAAGCCGCCGGCAAAGTCCGCCAGCGCCTCCGCCAGTTCCCGCTTGCCGTCCAGATCCAGGTGGTTGGTCGGCTCGTCCAGCCACAGCAGATGGTAGCTGGCCAGCGACAGCGCCAGGAACAGCAGCCGCGCGCGCTCTCCGCCGCTGAGAGTGGCCACGGTCTGTCCGTGGCGCGCATAGGCGAAACCGGCGGAAATCAGCGCCTGCCGCCGCTCCGCCTCGCTCAGCGGCGCGAAGGGGTACAGCGCGTCCGACAGCGCGGCCGCGTCGTCCAGCCGGCGCAGCGACTGATCGTAATACGCGACGCGCGCCGCCGGGTGCGGCCGCCAGCCCGCGCCGGCCTCGCCTTGCAGCCAGTCCTGCCAGCACTGGCGCAACAAGGAGGACTTGCCCGCGCCGTTGGCGCCCAGCAAGGCCACTTTGTCGCCGCTGCGCAGGCTCAGCTCGTCGGCCTCGAACAAGGCCGGCAAGCCGGGCGCGGCGCTCACCTGCAAGCCCTCGAAAGCCTGCAAGCGGTCCGCCGCCAGCGCTTGGCCTTGCAGCCGCAAGCGCCACGGACTGCCGCGGCTGACGAAGGCTTGCTCCTCCTTCAGCCGGTCCACCCGCTTCTGCATGGACTTGGCCTTGCGCACCAGCTTTTCGTTGTCGTGCTCGCGGCCCCAGATCGCCAGCCGCTTGCTGCTGGCGTTCAGACGGTCTATCTCCTTCTGCTCGCCGGCGCGGCGCGCGCGCGCGGCGTCGTCCGCCTCCGCCAGCGCGGCCCGCGCCTGGCTGCACGGCAGCTCGAAGCGGTACAGGCGCTGGTCCCGCAGAATCCAGCTGTGCGAAGTCACCGCGTCCAATAGCCGCGCGTCGTGGGACACCAGGATGAAGCCGCCCTGCCAGCGGCGCAGAAAGTCTTCCAGCCACAGCAGCGACGGCAGGTCCAGATGGTTGCTGGGCTCGTCCAGCAGCAGCAGATTGGGCTGGCGCAGCACCGCGCGCCCCAGCAGCAGCCGGGTGTGCTGGCCGCCGCTGAGACTGGCCGCCGGGGTGTCGGCCGCGGCCGACAATTCCAGTTCGTCCAGCAGGCTGTCCACCCGCCAGTGCTGCTCCGGCTGGCGGTCCACCGCCTCCAGCAGCGCCGAGCGCGCGCTTAAGCCCGCCAGCCTCGCCGGCAGGTGTTGCTCTACGTATTGCAGCCGGCACAGGCCGGCGTATTGCACCGCGCCTGCATTGGCTTCGCGCTGGCCGGCCAGCACGTCCAGCAAGCTGCTCTTGCCGCAGCCGTTATGGCCCAGCAGGCCGATGCGGTCGCCCAGTTTTACGGTAAAGGAAAGGTCCTGGAACAGCGGGCCGTGGCCGGCGTCCAGTTGCAGGGATTGCGCGGAAATCAGGGTTGTCATGCTCTTGCTCTCGTTTTTTCGGGACGTGGCAGTCCCTGTCAACAGGAGCGCTGGCGACAACATGGGAGTCGGGAAAGACTCGGCGAGTGAAACTCGAAGTGAAGAGTGGCTTTGCTCCGACCCGGTTATCGCAGCGCGATGGAACTCGGGCAAGAGCCGGCAAATGCGCTAAACAAGCGAACCGACATTTCTGGGCGCGCAAATTGAAGCATATTTACCTCCTTTCTTTTTTATTCAAGGTGATGGAAACCCGAAGTGTAAACCAAGCGCGGCCGCCTATTCCAGTCCCGCCCGCGTCCGGCGACGCCGGCGGCGCGCTCCTGCTAGACTGGAGCGCCCTTCCCACCCCGCAATCACTCAAAGGCCCGCCATGACGCTCATCCGCCTGCAAGACTGCCCGCCCAGCCCGTGGAAAAACGGCGGCGGCAGCACCCGGCAATTGCTGATCTCCCCGGCCGGGGCCGGCCTGGACGATTTCGACTACCGCGTCAGCCTGGCCAGCGTGGCCAGCGACGGGCCGTTCTCGCGCTTCGACGGCGTGGACCGGCAGTTGCTGATCCTGCAAGGCGCGGGGCTGGAGTTGGAATTGGACGGCCGCGGCCGTCTGCGGCTGACGCCGGGCGGCGAGCCGCTGGCCTTCGCCGGCGAAACCCCGGCGCAAAGCCGGCTGCTGGACGGCCCGCTGACCGATTTCAACGTGATGACGCGGCGCGGCCGCTACCGCTCGCGCTTGGACAGGCTGACGCTGGACGGCGCGCTGGAATTACGCGCCGACGCCGAGCTGACCCTGCTGCTGGCGCTGGAGGACGGCGCGCGGCTGTGGCATGACGGCCGGCCGCAGCCGCTGGCGGCCTGGGACGCCGCCGTCGCCCGGCGCGGCGAAACGCTGCGGCTGCAAGCCGCGCGACCGCTGTCGCTGTGGCAAGTGGAACTGGAAGCCGTCGATCCGGCCTGATCCGGCCTATAATCGTTTAGGCCGTTGAAATAGGCCAAAAGGCTTTTTCACCACAAAAGGAGATTCCCATGGCATCACCTGTTTCCTATATCGAGATCGGCGCCGGAGACGCGGCCCCTGTCGGCGCCTTCTTCGCCGAACTGTTCGGCTGGAGCTTCCATCCGATGGGCACGGACGGCGGCGGCTGGTTTCAGGCCGGATCGATTAAAGCCGGCCTGCACGGGGGGGATGCCGCGCCCCGGATCGATCTCTTCTTCCAGGTGCCGGACCTCACGGCCGCCGTGGAGCGCGTGCGGGCCTTGGGCGGCCAAATCGACGGCGGCATCGCGGAGGAGCCGGGCTTCGGCAAATTCGCTCAATGCCATGCGCCCGGCGGCCTGAGCTTTGGCTTGCATCAGCCCGAAGCCGCCGCGTCCGCGTCGACATAAGCAAAGACCGGCGCCACGCCAACGACGGGATCTCGGTCCGCCCCCGCCACGGAGCGCGGGCGGACCGAGCCCGCTTATTTCTGCCGCGTCACCCAGCTGCGCAGCGACACGCCGCCGGGAATGCCGCGGCACTGCGGCGCCTCGGCGGCGTGCATCAGTTCGAAGCGGCCGCCGGTCCAGGCCCAGGCGCTGCTGACGTTGCAATCGCCTATGCCCCGCCCCTTGGCGTAGCTGCTGAGCACGCCCTG
It contains:
- a CDS encoding sensor histidine kinase, which codes for MDRQKHAEALAGIELVSHKASIYWWLFFDWLAAVGWGRLLLICFLGLILGGIIGIPALAFFLGVTVCIVKIVARGKRRAEQRADAAVVRSRQAEELAEVEALQRQLAEARMGALQAQIEPHFLFNTLSSVCQLMETAPERALLMQKALIRYLRSSLPEWRESPAETSLGQQLELSRAYLDIMQLRMEDRLRVRLEVPESLLDARFPVMMLQTLVENAIKHGLEPKAEGGEILIDAKVLAGELRVAVSDSGVGFPEQPGQGLGLSNIRERLAMLHGERAQLLLEVLPTGGTRATIGLPFALV
- a CDS encoding ABC-F family ATP-binding cassette domain-containing protein; translation: MTTLISAQSLQLDAGHGPLFQDLSFTVKLGDRIGLLGHNGCGKSSLLDVLAGQREANAGAVQYAGLCRLQYVEQHLPARLAGLSARSALLEAVDRQPEQHWRVDSLLDELELSAAADTPAASLSGGQHTRLLLGRAVLRQPNLLLLDEPSNHLDLPSLLWLEDFLRRWQGGFILVSHDARLLDAVTSHSWILRDQRLYRFELPCSQARAALAEADDAARARRAGEQKEIDRLNASSKRLAIWGREHDNEKLVRKAKSMQKRVDRLKEEQAFVSRGSPWRLRLQGQALAADRLQAFEGLQVSAAPGLPALFEADELSLRSGDKVALLGANGAGKSSLLRQCWQDWLQGEAGAGWRPHPAARVAYYDQSLRRLDDAAALSDALYPFAPLSEAERRQALISAGFAYARHGQTVATLSGGERARLLFLALSLASYHLLWLDEPTNHLDLDGKRELAEALADFAGGFLLVSHDRELIEQSCNRFWVVSEGRLREWPDAAGAYAQLFTPQAVAAVADQPTASGDASVPKGAERQLERLYQLEALLSADLARKPKHQKPQLQREWRREMGALERELGL
- a CDS encoding HutD/Ves family protein, with the translated sequence MTLIRLQDCPPSPWKNGGGSTRQLLISPAGAGLDDFDYRVSLASVASDGPFSRFDGVDRQLLILQGAGLELELDGRGRLRLTPGGEPLAFAGETPAQSRLLDGPLTDFNVMTRRGRYRSRLDRLTLDGALELRADAELTLLLALEDGARLWHDGRPQPLAAWDAAVARRGETLRLQAARPLSLWQVELEAVDPA
- a CDS encoding VOC family protein — its product is MASPVSYIEIGAGDAAPVGAFFAELFGWSFHPMGTDGGGWFQAGSIKAGLHGGDAAPRIDLFFQVPDLTAAVERVRALGGQIDGGIAEEPGFGKFAQCHAPGGLSFGLHQPEAAASAST